A single Aspergillus puulaauensis MK2 DNA, chromosome 7, nearly complete sequence DNA region contains:
- a CDS encoding acetamidase/formamidase family protein (COG:C;~EggNog:ENOG410PKCF;~InterPro:IPR004304;~PFAM:PF03069;~go_function: GO:0016811 - hydrolase activity, acting on carbon-nitrogen (but not peptide) bonds, in linear amides [Evidence IEA]): MGVKGIRNALKVDLNKPAREQKGLHNRWHPDVPSYGAIANNEVVKIECLDWTGGQIKNDDSADDIKNVDLTQIHYLSGPFDIETAEPGDVLLVEIQDVQPFEDQPWGFTGVFTPENGGGFLDEIYPKAAKAIWDFEGIFCSSRHIPHVRFAGLIHPGILGCAPSDEVLAEWNRREGELIAANSTSRDVAKPPEPRNIHAGSADEALKAKIGHEGARTIPGRPEHGGNCDIKNLSRGSKVYLPVHVPGAKFSVGDLHFSQGDGEISFCGAIEMAGVITLKFTVIKDGIAKMAMKSPIFHPGPVEPQFGPGRYLTFEGFSVDEKGKQHYLDATIAYRQTCLRVIEYLRRYGYNDYQIYLLLSCAPVQGHIAGLVDIPNACTTLGVPMDIFDFDIRPEVEVVKQDMGSCAFTSA, from the exons ATGGGTGTCAAAGGCATCCGAAACGCTCTCAAAGTAGACCTAAACAAACCTGCTCGGGAACAAAAGGGTCTTCAC AACCGATGGCATCCGGATG TCCCTAGCTACGGAGCGATCGCAAACAATGAAGTCGTCAAGATCGAATGTCTGGACTGGACCGGAGGACAGATAAAGAACGACGACTCTGCCGATGACATCAAGAATGTCGACTTAACACAGATCCACTACCTCTCAGGCCCGTTTGACATCGAGACGGCTGAGCCTGGGGATGTCCTCCTCGTTGAAATTCAGGACGTCCAACCCTTTGAGGACCAACCGTGGGGGTTCACGGGTGTCTTTACCCCAGAGAACGGTGGAGGTTTTCTCGACGAGATTTACCCAAAGGC TGCCAAAGCCATTTGGGACTTTGAGGGCatcttctgctcctccagGCACATCCCTCATGTGCGCTTCGCGGGCCTCATCCACCCTGGTATTTTAGGTTGCGCTCCATCGGATGAAGTCCTGGCTGAATGGAACCGGCGCGAGGGTGAACTGATCGCAGCCAATTCCACTAGTCGTGACGTTGCAAAGCCCCCAGAACCACGTAACATCCACGCTGGCAGCGCAGATGAGGCACTAAAGGCGAAGATTGGGCACGAGGGGGCGCGGACTATTCCG GGCCGCCCCGAGCACGGAGGCAACTGTGACATCAAGAATCTCTCGCGGGGCTCCAAAGTATACCTCCCTGTTCATGTTCCCGGCGCCAAATTCTCTGTCGGTGATCTTCACTTCTCACAGGGCGATGGGGAGATATCCTTCTGCGGAGCAATTGAGATGGCCGGCGTGATTACCCTCAAATTTACCGTAATCAAGGACGGCATAGCTAAGATGGCAATGAAGTCACCCATATTCCATCCTGGCCCGGTCGAACCGCAATTTGGGCCCGGTAGATACCTTACTTTTGAAGGCTTCTCGGTCGATGAGAAGGGCAAGCAGCACTATCTCGATGCGACGATTGCTTATCGTCAAACCTGTCTTAGGGTTATCGAATACCTGCGTCGGTATGGGTACAACGATTATCAGATATATCTGCTACTCAGCTGTGCGCCGGTGCAGGGCCATATCGCCGGCCTAGTGGATATTCCCAATGCCTGCACAACACTGGGCGTGCCCATGGATATCTTTGATTTCGATATCCGGCCCGAGGTAGAGGTGGTCAAGCAAGATATGGGAAGCTGTGCTTTTACTTCTGCTTAA
- the usgS gene encoding transmembrane protein UsgS (COG:S;~EggNog:ENOG410PIEN;~TransMembrane:5 (i38-63o87-106i175-194o214-235i269-294o)), giving the protein MSNFEPNAVIRGFQLTVVGTVRALINPRLFKYDHFRQAALAIGIGIIIQLIVQIPIVAVRLLIWTSSWVVNLEDVTWDDNLLSGLDFLNKSVLQVPFLLMTLLRYITPTLDEIFMESLNWVDTTYVQKHKTDDPKTLRAMYYPNLVQYSAKADKSQSKPILEALLAFAKRYGRKVGMLLGIYLASLIPVVGRFVMPAASFYTFRNAVGTTPAAVIFGSGIILPKHYLVTFLHSYFASRSLMRELLEPYFTRVRFTSEQKRRWFKDREGVLFGFAFAFTFVLKIPIIGVLMYGVAEASTAYLVTKITDPPPSPAQSEGFAETQVTWKNKHDFLELSLDKLDKLNVAAHEQETPKPETPGRKFA; this is encoded by the exons ATGTCGAATTTTGAACCGAATGCAGTTATTCGCGGCTTCCAGCTGACCGTGGTTGGCA CTGTTCGTGCTTTGATAAATCCAAGGCTGTTCAAATATGATCATTTTCGACAGGCAGCCCTTGCCATAGGAATTGGGATCATCATCCAACTTATCGTCCAGATCCCG ATCGTCGCAGTCAGGTTGCTCATCTGGACCAGCTCATGGGTTGTTAATCTAGAGGATGTCACCTGGGACGATAATCTTCTCAGCGGCCTTGACTTCCTGAACAAGTCCGTCTTGCAGGTCCCATTCTTACTCATGACGTTACTGAGATACATCACTCCCACTCTTGATGAGAT CTTCATGGAATCCTTAAATTGGGTTGATACTACTTACGTGCAAAAACATAAGACCGACGACCCCAAGACTCTGCGCGCCATGTACTATCCAAATCTAGTCCAATATTCGGCCAAAGCCGACAAGAGCCAATCCAAGCCGATTCTTGAAGCACTTCTAGCGTTCGCCAAAAGATACGGACGCAAGGTTGGCATGCTTTTAGGAATCTACCTCGCCTCTCTCATACCTGTCGTGGGCCGCTTCGTGATGCCCGCAGCCTCGTTCTATACCTTCCGCAATGCGGTTGGAACCACGCCTGCTGCCGTCATTTTTGGGTCCGGAATCATCCTTCCCAAGCACTACCTCGTCACTTTCCTGCACAGTTATTTTGCTTCTCGCAGCTTGATGCGAGAATTG CTCGAGCCATACTTCACCCGTGTTCGATTCACCTCTGAACAAAAGCGCCGCTGGTTCAAAGATCGCGAAGGGGTTCTCTTTGGTTTCGCATTTGCGTTCACATTTGTCCTGAAAATCCCCATCATCGGAGTCCTCATGTATGGCGTAGCGGAGGCTTCCACCGCGTACCTTGTCACCAAAATCACCGACCCGCCACCCAGTCCCGCTCAAAGCGAAGGCTTCGCAGAAACCCAGGTTACGTGGAAGAATAAGCACGACTTCCTAGAGTTGTCTCTTGATAAGCTTGATAAGCTGAACGTGGCCGCTCATGAGCAGGAGACACCAAAGCCCGAAACCCCCGGGCGGAAGTTCGCCTAG
- a CDS encoding uncharacterized protein (COG:S;~EggNog:ENOG410PQID;~InterPro:IPR024758;~PFAM:PF12634;~go_component: GO:0005780 - extrinsic component of intraperoxisomal membrane [Evidence IEA];~go_process: GO:0045033 - peroxisome inheritance [Evidence IEA]), giving the protein MSDTFKAPPPRRSFTLPTNLNQSTQRRSDSFKPSENDIFYHPSAKVVHFSPRSIVPIPSSTAPSDFDYPVDTIETLPWRSPTERTVAFAPLRLEKVYGSTVFLKCGSVVHAILKNSQCWCVDRESTFVLRIRPLTYYRIELPNETEDDKELVIQMKQALPKILRYEVTPCPFKRGFTVEIPEEAKVPRRKKAWRPKGRRESAPIQPTYCREPLDSKGIATPDSFSAGEDTDETATDGSGFTPRGSSTKLETIPDDHEQLPEPISIPASTMPRRSVSEVQQSFQTLLGKFEDTPEPQDGPELPLSSSVDSFHSMDLAPEPYLTPLSPTSPDDRQLAQEKLQEVQEPSNREELESQDTLKPPFNREESTDQMFTPVQSLSPEQNFILPRTPGSFSSNSSAKSNDSNPNLTTMSIEFRRRSKASREREISPMPPTSTLILANPEKHDAASLIQKTATLVLVPPIQLLIVLIHIAARIVIGPGIDSPVGNFHRKLERQASYSNEAVDDYDLPLAPEFSRKPSVSDQSHIGSDSG; this is encoded by the coding sequence ATGTCCGACACCTTTAAAGCGCCACCTCCCCGACGGTCGTTCACCCTTCCCACCAACCTGAACCAATCCACCCAACGCAGATCCGACTCGTTCAAACCATCCGAGAATGATATCTTTTATCACCCATCGGCAAAAGTCGTTCACTTTTCCCCTAGATCTATAGTGCCGATTCCCTCTAGTACTGCGCCTTCTGACTTTGACTACCCCGTCGATACCATCGAGACCCTGCCGTGGCGATCCCCGACAGAGCGAACGGTCGCGTTTGCGCCACTGAGGTTGGAGAAGGTATATGGATCGACTGTGTTCCTGAAATGTGGCAGCGTGGTCCACGCGATCCTAAAGAACTCTCAGTGTTGGTGCGTGGACAGAGAATCCACGTTTGTCTTGCGCATCCGCCCCCTCACATACTACCGGATCGAGTTGCCGAACGAAACCGAGGATGACAAAGAGCTTGTTATTCAGATGAAGCAGGCTTTACCAAAAATTCTTCGCTACGAAGTCACACCATGCCCCTTCAAACGTGGGTTCACGGTTGAAATTCCCGAGGAGGCGAAAGTTCCCCGACGCAAGAAAGCATGGCGCCCCAAaggacgaagagaaagtgcTCCTATACAGCCGACGTACTGCCGGGAGCCCCTTGATTCAAAAGGAATCGCCACGCCAGATTCATTTAGTGCAGGCGAGGATACAGACGAGACCGCCACCGACGGCAGCGGTTTCACCCCGAGAGGTAGTAGTACGAAACTGGAGACAATCCCGGATGATCACGAGCAATTACCAGAGCCCATCAGTATACCCGCATCGACTATGCCAAGGCGATCAGTGAGTGAGGTGCAGCAAAGCTTCCAGACCTTGCTGGGAAAGTTTGAAGACACGCCTGAGCCTCAGGATGGACCGGAATTGCCACTTTCGTCAAGTGTTGACTCGTTTCACTCAATGGATCTTGCGCCAGAACCCTATTTGACACCACTGTCTCCTACATCACCGGACGACAGACAGTTGGCGCAAGAAAAACTCCAAGAAGTGCAGGAACCGTCGAATAGAGAGGAGCTCGAAAGTCAAGATACCCTGAAACCGCCGTTCAATAGAGAGGAAAGCACAGACCAGATGTTCACTCCTGTACAAAGCTTAAGCCCAGAACAGAACTTTATATTACCCCGGACACCGGGATCATTCTCCAGCAATAGCAGCGCAAAGTCTAATGATTCCAACCCGAACCTTACTACCATGAGCATTGAATTCCGCCGCCGCTCAAAAGCGTCGCGCGAGCGGGAAATATCACCAATGCCCCCGACATCTACACTAATCCTCGCCAATCCAGAGAAACACGATGCTGCCTCCTTAATTCAGAAGACAGCCACACTGGTTTTAGTACCACCTATTCAACTACTCATCGTCTTGATCCATATTGCCGCACGAATTGTTATAGGCCCGGGGATTGACTCCCCTGTCGGAAACTTTCATCGAAAACTCGAACGTCAGGCCTCTTATTCAAATGAGGCCGTGGATGATTACGATCTTCCACTTGCACCGGAGTTCTCAAGAAAGCCGTCGGTTTCAGATCAGAGTCACATCGGTTCGGATTCGGGCTAG
- a CDS encoding signal recognition particle 14 kDa protein (COG:U;~EggNog:ENOG410PR8H;~InterPro:IPR003210,IPR009018;~PFAM:PF02290;~go_component: GO:0005786 - signal recognition particle, endoplasmic reticulum targeting [Evidence IEA];~go_component: GO:0048500 - signal recognition particle [Evidence IEA];~go_function: GO:0008312 - 7S RNA binding [Evidence IEA];~go_function: GO:0030942 - endoplasmic reticulum signal peptide binding [Evidence IEA];~go_process: GO:0006614 - SRP-dependent cotranslational protein targeting to membrane [Evidence IEA]) — MPTPVGHEEFFNSLTTLLTNTSQKTKGSVYLTQTPLLSSTSSDTDKQNQPSILIRASDGNTNSKNPKTHPEVKDKKDSKVKISTVVQPSELETFYARYAEVCKAGMTGLKKRDRKLKKAKAKGGAGKVVKP; from the exons ATGCCGACTCCAGTTGGACATGAGGAG TTCTTCAACTCCCTCACAACCCTCCTCACAAATACGTCCCAAAAGACTAAGGGCTCCGTCTACCTAACCCAGACACCGCTGTTGAGCTCTACGTCCTCAGACACCGACAAACAAAACCAACCGTCAATCCTGATCCGCGCGTCAGACGGGAACACAAACTCCAAAAATCCAAAGACGCACCCCGAGgtcaaagacaagaaggacAGCAAAGTGAAGATCTCGACAGTCGTTCAACCAAGCGAGCTTGAGACGTTCTATGCACGATATGCGGAGGTTTGTAAGGCAGGGATGACAGGGCTGAAAAAGCGAGACcggaagttgaagaaggcgaaagcCAAGGGGGGTGCGGGGAAGGTTGTGAAGCCTTAA
- the SGD1 gene encoding MIF4G domain-containing protein (BUSCO:EOG09261I1G;~COG:T;~EggNog:ENOG410PFVN;~InterPro:IPR016024,IPR016021,IPR003890,IPR003891;~PFAM:PF02854,PF02847;~go_function: GO:0003723 - RNA binding [Evidence IEA];~go_function: GO:0005515 - protein binding [Evidence IEA]), with protein MPRPRHNTTSLPRGLRQELGIRDRFGEQKNKRNDQASRKDRRRDERVGKGRGPGSKRNAGGRGYDDDDDDFDDFDDGAGFERGSDEEKGYVMAKLKAAKQKKENPSSTSKKTKVVRDLESGDDASDREEKAADAPRKKASKAMQDKLEQDDAEIAALEKKLGLKKGKLPKAFADDGLDALLGDLDEGSADEGRKRKREADDWLQNKRKKAQGLSVDEPEESHSDQMSDEELEDFDDEDDEDEDMDLLEEDEESEEEETVPKKRENPYVAPVTTESQPAKYIPPSLRAASNSESESLTRLRRQAQGQLNKLSEANLVSILAEFEKLYREYPRQNVTSTLISLLFQLICERSALSDTFIILHAGFIAAIYKIMGMDFGAELVQKIVETFDAGGDERAKFEGKETINLIALLSQLYNFHVVGSTLVFDYIRLFLQDINEDSTELLLKVIRNSGPQLRQDDPSSLKDIVLLIQPAVAKAGEASLSVRTKFMIDTITDLKNNRLKSGANSTVASEHITKMRKILGSLNNSRVIRASEPLSISRNDIHNSSKKGKWWLVGASWREDPLESARQELSGVPLSNQAGAAMEDDSDDEPDFGSIAKAHRMNTDVRRSIFVAIMSATDYQDAHVRLLKLRLKRAQEFEIPRVLTHCAMEEDAHNPYYTLIARRLCGELGRRIKVSFMFTLWNIFKRMGETGDLDEDDEDEAGLHGEDEENPLSMKAIVNLAKMYASLIADNALTLGILKTLNFAYLQPKTKTFVELLMISIIQQSQKQKKKKKSKSKSKSKDEEEPALDERPLVEIFMRTRDTPQIVKGCIFFLKKVVVKTDIVASEKEQVMVKWGVKVAVDALKVVEADEGAL; from the exons ATGCCTCGTCCTAGGCATAATACGACCTCTTTACCTCGAGGTCTCCGACAGGAGCTCGGGATCCGAGACCGTTTCGGCGAGCAGAAGAATAAGCGGAACGACCAAGCTTCTCGGAAGGATCGTCGGCGAGACGAGCGGGTGGGGAAAGGGCGAGGACCGGGCTCGAAGAGGAATGCTGGTGGCCGGGGttatgacgatgatgatgatgacttCGATGATTTTGATGACGGGGCTGGTTTCGAACGCGGATCtgatgaggagaagggaTATGTCATGGCAAAATTGAAGGCtgcgaagcagaagaaggaaaaccCCAGCTCGACTTCGAAGAAAACCAAGGTAGTGCGAGATCTAGAATCTGGAGACGATGCTAGTGATCGAGAGGAGAAGGCAGCGGACGCTCCACGCAAGAAGGCATCCAAAGCCATGCAGGACAAATTGGAGCAAGACGATGCGGAGATAGCTGCGCTTGAGAAAAAGCTTGGATTGAAAAAGGGCAAGCTCCCCAAAGCTTTCGCGGATGACGGATTGGACGCTTTGCTGGGCGACCTGGACGAAGGATCTGCGGACGAGGGCCGAAAACGTAAACGAGAGGCAGACGATTGGTTACAGAATAAGCGAAAAAAGGCGCAGGGCCTGTCTGTTGACGAGCCTGAAGAGTCTCATAGTGACCAAATGAGTGACGAGGAATTAGAAGACttcgatgatgaagatgacgaggacgaggacatggatctattggaggaagatgaagaaagcgaagaagaggagaccgTGCCAAAGAAGCGAGAAAACCCCTACGTCGCGCCTGTCACGACAGAGAGTCAACCGGCGAAATATATTCCGCCGTCACTACGAGCAGCATCGAATTCCGAGTCTGAGTCCCTAACGAGACTGAGAAGACAAGCGCAAGGTCAGCTAAACAAGCTGTCCGAGGCGAACCTCGTTTCCATACTGGCGGAATTCGAGAAGCTTTATCGCGAATACCCTCGCCAAAACGTAACGTCTACACTGATTTCTCTACTCTTCCAACTCATATGTGAGAGATCTGCGCTTAGTGATaccttcatcatcctgcatGCGGGCTTCATCGCAGCCATATACAAGATCATGGGCATGGATTTCGGAGCAGAGCTTGTTCAAAAGATTGTGGAAACATTCGATGCCGGTGGAGACGAAAGGGCCAAGTTTGAAGGGAAAGAGACGATCAACTTGATTGCCCTTCTATCACAGCTCTACAACTTCCACGTTGTCGGAAGTACTTTGGTCTTTGATTATATCCGGTTGTTTCTGCAAGATATCAACGAGGATAGCACAGAGCTCCTCCTCAAGGTCATCCGAA ACTCCGGCCCTCAACTTCGACAAGACGACCCGTCATCACTCAAGGacatcgtcctcctcatccagccagcCGTTGCAAAAGCCGGCGAGGCCTCCCTCTCCGTCCGAACAAAATTCATGATCGACACAATCACAGACCTGAAAAACAACCGCCTCAAATCTGGAGCCAACTCGACCGTCGCCTCAGAACATATTACCAAGATGCGCAAAATCCTCGGCTCCCTCAACAACTCGCGCGTCATCCGTGCCTCAGAGCCTCTCAGCATCTCCCGAAACGACATCCACAACTCTTCCAAAAAGGGCAAATGGTGGCTCGTCGGCGCCAGCTGGAGAGAAGACCCTCTCGAGTCCGCCCGGCAGGAACTCTCTGGCGTACCGCTAAGCAACCAAGCCGGCGCCGCGATGGAAgatgacagcgacgatgaACCAGACTTCGGCTCCATCGCCAAAGCACACCGCATGAACACTGATGTCCGCCgctccatcttcgtcgctATCATGTCCGCAACAGACTACCAAGACGCACACGTGCGCCTCCTCAAACTCCGCCTCAAACGGGCGCAGGAGTTCGAAATACCGCGTGTCCTCACACACTGCGCCATGGAAGAAGACGCCCATAACCCGTACTACACGCTAATCGCACGCCGACTCTGTGGGGAACTAGGCCGCCGCATCAAAGTCTCGTTTATGTTCACATTATGGAACATCTTCAAGCGCATGGGCGAAACGGGGGAccttgacgaagatgatgaagacgaagctggcCTGCAcggtgaagacgaggagaatcCGCTATCCATGAAAGCGATTGTCAACCTTGCAAAGATGTACGCCTCTCTTATCGCAGATAATGCACTCACCCTTGGAATCCTGAAAACACTTAACTTTGCATACCTGCAACCAAAGACAAAGACATTCGTCGAGCTCCTCATGATCAGCATCATCCAACAAtcacagaaacagaagaagaagaagaagtccaaATCGAAGTCAAAGTCcaaggacgaagaagagccagCTCTCGATGAAAGGCCTCTCGTGGAGATCTTCATGCGGACCCGCGATACACCGCAGATTGTTAAGGGGTGTATATTCTTCTTGAAAAAGGTTGTTGTGAAGACGGATATTGTTGCTTCGGAGAAGGAGCAGGTCATGGTGAAATGGGGTGTGAAGGTTGCTGTTGATGCGTTGAAGGTTGTGGAGGCTGATGAGGGTGCGCTGTGA
- a CDS encoding uncharacterized protein (COG:S;~EggNog:ENOG410PYXU): MPSSRTPLRATPRSNARSQFAATPRFLFSQRPVAQQKRAPDREDILPEDDAGPPQKPHRALTPARDPRSRRKEVIEDSGSDLDLEGDSHQKTDNGVELGGTPVSPLPDMIEVDAEIEALFGPTSNHPKRRRISDLTMSATQRRKPHDTIETSSPERSPLATDPPSPSLPFRATPRKTPRPPATPTTGKPSARGHPRFLISSSSQAPPKPKFALPRSPSPEPADNSNAIPTPFSPSSRTLGRRGRQRSSGPSYLPGGMAAEVRSWVLEMGTKREQQIQATLGRRNEADSYPINSNRYSLMLRISNVHQSTLSSCGPLAFLQGQDMAPPEDSDPANDVTKNVLLMGPPRLHPGEMRTSFRVPSLQAGDVVGVLRGLVWEIGAESDARLILDHEQILHHESERSPGLGRWLVGMEWEVISPT; this comes from the exons ATGCCATCCTCAAGA ACACCATTACGGGCGACTCCGCGCAGCAATGCGCGTTCCCAGTTTGCCGCAACCCCACGTTTTCTGTTCTCGCAGAGACCAGTAGCTCAGCAAAAGCGGGCTCCGGACAGGGAGGATATTCttccagaagatgatgcggGCCCACCTCAAAAACCACATAGGGCTCTAACTCCAGCGCGTGATCCACGGTCACGCCGAAAGGAAGTGATTGAAGATTCCGGCAGCGACTTGGATCTAGAAGGGGACTCCCACCAAAAGACTGACAATGGAGTCGAGCTCGGAGGCACCCCAGTTAGTCCGCTCCCGGACATGATCGAGGTAGATGCAGAGATTGAGGCTCTTTTTGGTCCCACGAGCAATCACCCGAAACGACGCCGTATCTCTGATTTAACAATGTCCGCCACTCAAAGGAGAAAGCCACATGATACCATCGAGACTTCTTCTCCGGAGCGATCTCCATTAGCAACGGaccctccttcaccatctctgCCCTTTCGTGCGACTCCTCGGAAGACACCGCGGCCTCCGGCAACACCTACAACCGGCAAACCGTCTGCCCGGGGCCACCCACGTTTCCtcatctcttcttcatctcaggcaccaccaaagccaaaatTCGCGTTGCCTCgctccccatccccagaaccagcagataATTCAAATGCTATTCCAACCCCAttctctccatcatctcgTACACTCGGCCGCCGTGGCCGGCAACGTTCGTCCGGCCCCAGCTATCTTCCTGGCGGTATGGCAGCAGAAGTGCGCAGCTGGGTCCTAGAGATGGGAACAAAGCGGGAACAGCAGATACAAGCTACCCTTGGCCGCCGCAACGAGGCAGACTCGTACCCGATTAATTCCAACAGGTATTCACTGATGCTTCGCATAAGCAACGTCCATCAATCCACTCTTAGCAGTTGTGGTCCACTCGCATTCCTACAGGGTCAAGATATGGCGCCTCCCGAAGATTCTGATCCAGCAAACGATGTTACAAAAAATGTCTTACTTATGGGACCCCCTCGTCTGCACCCAGGTGAGATGCGGACCTCCTTCCGTGTACCTAGCCTTCAAGCGGGAGATGTAGTAGGTGTCCTTAGGGGACTAGTCTGGGAAATAGGAGCGGAGAGTGATGCGAGACTTATACTCGACCATGAACAGATCCTACACCATGAGAGTGAACGTTCTCCGGGATTGGGGAGGTGGCTTGTTGGTATGGAATGGGAGGTTATATCGCCTACATAG
- the CPR6 gene encoding peptidyl-prolyl cis-trans isomerase cpr6 (COG:O;~EggNog:ENOG410PHJ3;~InterPro:IPR011990,IPR002130,IPR020892,IPR019734, IPR029000,IPR013026;~PFAM:PF00160;~go_function: GO:0003755 - peptidyl-prolyl cis-trans isomerase activity [Evidence IEA];~go_function: GO:0005515 - protein binding [Evidence IEA];~go_process: GO:0000413 - protein peptidyl-prolyl isomerization [Evidence IEA];~go_process: GO:0006457 - protein folding [Evidence IEA]): MAESQRRPRVFFDIQIGEQKAGRVALELFSDVVPKTADNFRALCTGEKGEGNQGKPLHFKGSIFHRVIKQFMIQGGDFTAFNGTGGESIYGEKFPDENFELKHDRPFLLSMANSGPGTNGSQFFITTVPTPHLDGKHVVFGEVLNGKSVVRKIENLPTQADKPQSDVTIADCGELTGDEYENADKQAPDATGDPYEDFPDDHQGEELSAPVCFKIASELKNFGNTAFKSGDINLGLEKYQKGLRYLNEFPEPEEGDPKELEAQIKSLRFTLHSNSSLLANKLGQFKNAKTWATYALEVAGAANAKDADKAKVYYRRAVAHTGLKEEDDALKDLEEASSLAPTDAAISAETTRVKKAIKAREDQEKATARKFFS; this comes from the exons ATGGCTGAATCCCAGC GTCGTCCTCGCGTCTTTTTTGACATCCAAATCGGCGAGCAGAAAGCCGGTCGTGTTGCTCTTGAATTG TTCAGTGATG TCGTCCCCAAGACCGCAGATAACTTCCGAGCGCTTTGCACTGgcgagaagggagaaggCAACCAGGGCAAGCCCCTACATTTCAAGG GTTCGATCTTCCACCGAGTTATCAAGCAATTCATGATCCAGGGTGGTGATTTCACTGCGTTCAACGGCACTGGCGGCGAGTCGATCTATGGCGAAAAGTTCCCCGACGAGAATTTCGAGCTGAAGCATGACCGTCCCTTCCTGCTTTCTATGGCTAACTCTGGCCCTGGCACAAACGGAAGCCAGTTCTTCATTACCACCGTTCCTACTCCTCACTTAGACGGCAAACACGTGGTTTTCGGTGAAGTGCTCAACGGCAAGAGCGTGGTCCGCAAGATCGAGAATTTGCCAACTCAGGCCGACAAGCCTCAATCTGATGTAACCATCGCAGACTGTGGTGAACTTACCGGCGACGAATATGAAAATGCGGACAAGCAAGCTCCCGATGCTACCGGTGACCCATACGAGGACTTCCCCGATGACCACCAGGGAGAGGAACTGAGTGCTCCAGTGTGCTTCAAGATCGCCTCGGAGCTGAAGAATTTCGGAAACACTGCTTTTAAGAGCGGCGACATCAACTTGGGTCTCGAGAAGTACCAAAAGGGTCTCCGCTATCTCAATGAATTCCCGGAGCCGGAGGAGGGAGATCCCAAGGAACTCGAGGCCCAGATCAAGTCTCTGCGTTTCACGCTCCACTCGAattcttctctcctcgcAAACAAATTGGGCCAGTTCAAGAATGCGAAGACCTGGGCTACGTACGCCTTGGAGGTTGCCGGTGCTGCTAACGCAAAGGATGCGGACAAAGCGAAGGTCTACTATCGCCGCGCGGTCGCTCATACCGGActcaaggaagaagacgatgctCTAAaggacctggaagaggctTCTAGCCTGGCTCCTACCGACGCCGCGATTTCGGCCGAGACAACTAGAGTCAAGAAGGCCATCAAAGCTAGAGAGGATCAGGAGAAGGCCACTGCTCGGAAGTTCTTCTCATAG